One window from the genome of Lathamus discolor isolate bLatDis1 chromosome 24, bLatDis1.hap1, whole genome shotgun sequence encodes:
- the TAGLN2 gene encoding transgelin-2, with protein sequence MANRGPSYGLSREVQQKIDRQYDPELEQILVRWILAQCGSDVAQPAPGRDGFQQWLKDGTVLCRLINSLHPRGQGPVAKVQASAMAFKQMEQISQFLQAAERYGIAATDIFQTVDLWEGKNMACVQRTLMNLGSLAVAKGDGLFVGDPNWFPKKSQENRRVFSEDKLKEGQSVIGLQMGTNRGASQAGMTGYGMPRQIL encoded by the exons ATGGCAAACCGGGGACCATCGTACGGGCTGAGCCGGGAGGTGCAGCAGAAGATCGACCGCCAGTACGACCCCGAGCTGGAGCAGATCCTGGTGCGGTGGATCCTGGCGCAGTGCGGCAGCGACGTGGCACAGCCGGCACCGGGCAGGGACGGCTTCCAGCAGTGGCTCAAGGATGGCACC GTGCTGTGCCGGCTCATCAACAGCCTGCACCCGCGCGGGCAGGGCCCCGTGGCCAAGGTGCAGGCGTCGGCCATGGCCTTCAAGCAGATGGAGCAGATCTCGCAGTTCCTGCAAGCGGCCGAGCGCTACGGCATCGCCGCCACCGACATCTTCCAGACCGTGGACCTCTGGGAGG GGAAGAACATGGCGTGCGTGCAGAGGACCCTGATGAACCTGGGCAGCCTGGCCGTGGCCAAGGGCGATGGGCTCTTCGTGGGAGACCCCAACTGGTTCCCCAA GAAGTCGCAGGAGAACCGGCGCGTCTTCTCCGAGGACAAGCTGAAGGAGGGGCAGAGCGTGATCGGGCTGCAGATGGGCACCAACCGCGGCGCCTCGCAGGCCGGCATGACGGGCTATGGCATGCCCCGGCAGATCCTCTGA